The Deltaproteobacteria bacterium genome has a window encoding:
- the pseC gene encoding UDP-4-amino-4,6-dideoxy-N-acetyl-beta-L-altrosamine transaminase — MKKIPYSRQHLDEEDIQAVCEVLRSDTLTQGPKVLEFEKALAKTCEAKYAVAFANGTAALHAACAALGVKEGDEGIVPPLSFAATANCLLYVGAQPLFTDVSAGLPQINVASIQKQISPKTKIIIPVHFAGSTAPVPEIHQLAKKENLLILEDACHALGASYWSENEKRYIKVGSCTHSHATAFSFHPVKNITTGEGGAVTTNDEELYQKLKSFRQHGIVLSDPEQQKPGWYYEMQDLGYNYRLTEIQAALGLSQLKKLEKFCNLREEKFEYYRTAFENFSPAELLIPPDGVKSAFHLAILKLRDAKKRDGLFSYLRGKQIFCQLHYIPIYRHPYYRQHAHFRPKDFPQSEDYFEKAISIPLYPYLKREEQDYVIECIHHFFNRTICE; from the coding sequence ATGAAAAAAATTCCTTATTCCCGTCAACACCTCGATGAGGAAGACATTCAAGCAGTCTGCGAAGTACTGCGCTCAGACACCCTCACTCAAGGCCCCAAGGTATTGGAATTTGAAAAGGCCTTGGCCAAAACTTGTGAGGCCAAATATGCTGTGGCCTTTGCAAACGGCACCGCTGCCCTGCATGCCGCTTGTGCCGCTTTGGGCGTGAAAGAAGGCGATGAAGGCATTGTTCCTCCCCTCTCTTTTGCGGCTACAGCCAATTGTCTTTTATATGTGGGCGCTCAGCCCTTGTTTACTGATGTGAGTGCAGGTCTACCACAAATAAACGTAGCTTCTATTCAAAAACAAATCTCGCCTAAAACAAAAATTATCATTCCTGTGCATTTTGCAGGCTCCACGGCTCCCGTGCCTGAAATTCATCAACTGGCCAAAAAAGAAAATTTATTAATTTTAGAAGATGCCTGTCATGCCCTGGGAGCCAGCTATTGGAGCGAAAACGAAAAACGTTACATCAAGGTAGGCTCCTGTACCCATAGCCATGCCACGGCTTTCAGTTTTCACCCCGTTAAAAATATCACCACTGGAGAAGGGGGAGCGGTAACGACGAACGATGAAGAGCTGTATCAAAAATTAAAAAGTTTCAGACAACATGGAATCGTTCTTTCAGACCCTGAACAGCAAAAGCCGGGCTGGTACTATGAAATGCAAGACCTGGGCTACAATTATCGACTCACAGAGATTCAAGCGGCCTTGGGCCTTTCACAACTGAAAAAACTTGAAAAATTTTGCAACCTCCGCGAAGAAAAATTTGAATACTACCGCACTGCCTTCGAAAATTTTTCGCCAGCAGAATTATTAATCCCTCCCGATGGCGTAAAGAGTGCCTTTCACCTGGCCATACTCAAACTGCGCGATGCCAAAAAACGAGACGGTCTTTTCAGTTATCTGAGAGGAAAACAAATCTTCTGCCAATTGCATTACATCCCCATCTATCGACATCCCTATTACCGCCAACACGCCCATTTTCGGCCCAAAGACTTCCCGCAAAGCGAAGACTATTTTGAAAAGGCAATTTCGATTCCGCTTTATCCTTACTTGAAAAGAGAAGAACAAGATTATGTGATCGAGTGCATTCACCATTTTTTTAACAGGACTATCTGTGAATAA
- the pseB gene encoding UDP-N-acetylglucosamine 4,6-dehydratase (inverting) — protein MGLLKGKTILITGGTGSFGQKCVEILLKEHQPEKIIIYSRDELKQMLMQEKFEHPSMRYFIGDVRDKERIRRALDGVDYVIHAAALKQVPAIEYNPFEAIRTNVIGAYNVISSAIDAGVRKIIAMSTDKAANPINLYGATKLCSDKIFISANNLSGKHPARFSVVRYGNVAGSRGSVIPLFLRKKSTGVLPVTDARMTRFVITLDQGVRFVLRSFEMMQGGEIFVPKIPSVYITDVAKAVAPECDIKITGIRPGEKLHEVMITEDDSRQTLEFPDFYLIQPQFHWWNAGYYVSIGGYQTQVCEEGFSYASNTNKHWLSVQDIQNLLQKNPVESELLEGKK, from the coding sequence ATGGGCCTCTTAAAAGGCAAGACAATACTCATCACCGGCGGGACAGGTTCCTTTGGTCAGAAGTGCGTGGAAATCCTATTAAAAGAACATCAGCCCGAAAAAATCATCATCTACAGCCGTGATGAACTCAAACAAATGCTCATGCAGGAAAAATTTGAACATCCTTCCATGAGATACTTTATTGGCGATGTACGTGACAAAGAAAGAATTCGACGCGCGTTGGATGGCGTGGATTATGTCATTCATGCCGCAGCCCTCAAACAGGTTCCGGCCATTGAATACAATCCTTTTGAAGCCATACGCACCAATGTCATCGGCGCCTACAATGTAATCTCTTCGGCCATCGATGCGGGGGTTCGAAAGATTATTGCGATGTCTACCGATAAAGCCGCGAACCCTATCAATCTCTACGGGGCCACGAAACTATGCTCCGATAAAATTTTCATCTCGGCCAATAATCTTTCTGGTAAACACCCTGCCCGTTTTTCGGTAGTGCGTTATGGAAATGTCGCCGGCAGTCGCGGAAGCGTGATCCCTCTTTTCCTCCGAAAAAAATCGACGGGGGTATTGCCGGTTACCGATGCTCGCATGACACGTTTTGTCATTACCCTCGACCAAGGCGTGCGCTTTGTGTTGCGCAGTTTTGAGATGATGCAGGGCGGAGAAATTTTTGTGCCCAAAATTCCAAGCGTCTACATTACCGATGTCGCCAAGGCGGTAGCCCCCGAGTGTGATATTAAAATTACAGGGATTAGGCCTGGTGAAAAATTGCACGAAGTGATGATTACCGAAGACGACTCCCGGCAAACCTTGGAGTTTCCTGATTTCTATCTGATTCAGCCCCAGTTTCACTGGTGGAATGCGGGCTATTATGTCTCCATCGGTGGCTACCAAACTCAAGTCTGCGAAGAGGGATTTTCCTATGCCAGCAACACAAACAAACATTGGCTTTCAGTCCAGGACATCCAAAATCTTCTCCAAAAAAACCCCGTTGAATCTGAGTTGCTTGAAGGGAAAAAATGA
- a CDS encoding B12-binding domain-containing radical SAM protein: MAVHKTKNILLLFPKFEEGFVMGKVPLGLAYIASMLQSRGHYVEAYNLVVDPVGNIDFDRFDYVGITCLTAFISQVRVLVEWVKEKNPKIKVVVGGPHPSMKVKDSLFISDKIDFVVVGEGERPFSELVESENPYSVAIPGVYFLEKGEVKGLPANTKFHLDELPFPNQRIFDHGNLEKQNPFRSISASRGCPFACFNCQPYLRNLFSFRMRSPQNVVDEMILLNREYGQNYFGFVDSEFPFNKKWFLEYHDLVKKADLDFQFHCNAFSKLIDEDILRAYKDMNITRLAIGVESGNQYIVDEVLHKRINLEKTRENFAMADLYGIKTHAYFMVGIPGESLKNMQETLAFALNLPANSIEFNILTPWPGTRFHDMCEEKGWINKDYRYEDYNEKRVGVISTDQWTGEEVVAFHKTATEAFQLKGWRLASDGSVFFRPDEAVPSPEEIQEIKSLFHVEA, translated from the coding sequence ATGGCTGTGCATAAGACTAAAAATATTCTCTTACTCTTTCCCAAATTTGAAGAAGGTTTTGTGATGGGAAAAGTTCCCTTGGGACTCGCCTACATCGCTTCTATGCTACAGTCTCGCGGACATTATGTGGAAGCCTACAATTTAGTAGTGGACCCAGTGGGAAACATTGATTTCGATCGTTTTGATTATGTAGGAATTACTTGTCTAACGGCCTTCATTTCCCAAGTGCGTGTTCTAGTAGAATGGGTAAAAGAAAAAAATCCAAAGATTAAGGTGGTTGTAGGGGGCCCTCATCCTTCGATGAAGGTAAAAGATTCTCTATTTATCTCGGACAAAATTGATTTTGTTGTTGTGGGAGAGGGTGAAAGACCTTTTTCAGAATTGGTGGAATCTGAAAATCCTTATTCGGTGGCTATTCCCGGTGTTTACTTTCTGGAGAAGGGTGAAGTGAAGGGTCTGCCGGCAAATACAAAATTTCATCTCGACGAATTGCCTTTTCCTAATCAACGTATTTTTGACCACGGCAATTTGGAAAAACAAAATCCATTTCGTTCCATTTCTGCCTCTCGAGGTTGTCCTTTTGCTTGTTTCAATTGCCAACCTTATTTGAGAAATCTTTTTTCATTCCGCATGAGAAGCCCTCAAAATGTTGTCGATGAAATGATTCTGCTCAATCGGGAATATGGGCAGAATTATTTTGGTTTTGTGGATTCCGAATTTCCTTTCAATAAGAAATGGTTTTTGGAATATCATGATTTAGTGAAAAAGGCGGATCTTGATTTTCAGTTTCACTGCAATGCTTTTTCAAAGCTGATCGATGAAGATATCTTAAGGGCTTATAAAGATATGAACATCACACGACTGGCAATTGGCGTAGAATCGGGCAATCAGTACATCGTCGACGAGGTGCTCCATAAAAGAATCAACTTAGAAAAAACGCGTGAGAATTTTGCAATGGCGGATTTGTATGGCATTAAAACCCATGCCTATTTCATGGTAGGAATTCCCGGAGAGAGTTTAAAAAACATGCAAGAGACCTTAGCCTTTGCCTTGAATTTACCAGCCAATAGTATTGAATTCAATATTCTCACGCCTTGGCCAGGAACACGTTTTCACGATATGTGCGAAGAAAAGGGTTGGATTAATAAAGATTATCGTTACGAAGATTATAACGAAAAACGCGTGGGGGTTATCTCAACTGATCAATGGACTGGAGAAGAAGTGGTGGCTTTCCATAAAACGGCAACTGAGGCCTTTCAGTTGAAAGGCTGGAGACTTGCTTCAGATGGCAGTGTGTTTTTCAGACCAGATGAAGCCGTTCCTAGCCCTGAAGAAATTCAGGAAATCAAATCGCTGTTTCACGTAGAGGCTTAG